A DNA window from Betaproteobacteria bacterium contains the following coding sequences:
- a CDS encoding sigma-70 family RNA polymerase sigma factor produces MRSPSTAASANADTDTDTTTSSLPPNSATDLLTRVQQGDAAAKDELFTHCYPELKRIAHVRLLNTNRSATLDTTALVHDVYLKLANMGGIATESRGHFMAYAAHTMRSLIIDIIRARSAEIRGGNAPHLSLDTDLSDRIGQSEDNVLDIHNALEQLAQVDPRLVQVVEMRYFAGFSENEIATSLGVAERTVNRDWQRARVLLAATLAPDR; encoded by the coding sequence ATGAGATCTCCTTCCACCGCAGCAAGCGCCAACGCCGACACCGACACCGACACTACCACCTCCTCCCTACCCCCCAACAGCGCGACCGATCTACTTACACGCGTGCAACAGGGCGACGCCGCCGCCAAGGATGAGTTGTTCACGCACTGTTACCCTGAGCTGAAGCGAATTGCGCATGTACGGTTGCTGAATACCAACCGGTCCGCGACGCTTGACACGACCGCACTTGTGCACGATGTGTATCTCAAACTCGCCAACATGGGCGGGATCGCCACCGAAAGCCGCGGACATTTCATGGCCTACGCTGCCCACACCATGCGCTCACTCATCATTGACATCATTCGTGCGCGTTCGGCGGAGATTCGCGGCGGCAACGCGCCGCATTTGTCGCTGGACACGGATTTAAGTGATCGAATCGGCCAAAGTGAAGACAACGTGCTGGATATCCACAACGCACTGGAACAGTTGGCACAAGTCGATCCACGCCTGGTGCAGGTGGTTGAGATGCGCTATTTCGCCGGCTTTTCGGAGAACGAAATTGCCACATCGCTCGGCGTGGCGGAACGAACCGTGAATCGGGATTGGCAGCGCGCGCGCGTACTGCTCGCCGCCACATTGGCACCCGACAGATAG
- a CDS encoding serine/threonine protein kinase translates to MPLTIAELQILDRLLQEALDLKLDDRAAWIDALPPPHDRLAPLLRANLLAGTAPDGVETADFLDALPTFPPLARQDGDPAIGERVGPYRLLRPLGEGGMSSVWLAERADGTIRREVALKLPHRHLLDRGLAARMQRERDILASLNHDNIARLYDAGVDDAGRPYLALEFVMGEPINTYCETAQVDLPGRIRLMIQVARAVAHAHANLVVHRDLKPNNILVTPGDTAPGVKLLDFGIAKLLTRDEDATQAPDLTQTLGSALTPDYASPEQLLEQPVTTASDIYSLGVVLYEVLTGEKPYKLKRQSASALAEAVIHADVLRPSRRAAQSRHRHEARRLAGDLDAIVMKTLKPAPAERYATASALADDLERHLAHQPVIAQPDSVAYRTRRFVRRHALMVGAGSLVCVALVSGTTLALWQAQQARLETAKTRAVKEFLQSIISVGNVDQQDALIRRRQPIGDVLLDAAKSLPGRFADQPEVRSEVQAALGEALNNLSLDESARSIQETRLAELNTRGAPLIERMQAQVALASTLADTGEFKRTLPMLQEAIAALDGNTDPLARRTLVTALRDSAMSKTQRYDGTSGVADAARAVRIAGQDDPGSRTHAAALSVLGFAQSHQQDMPGAEVSFNHAIALAEALPQSERAFEATVRRNYGEALMLGRMHMRALGEMAKALKVIERSSGNETFRWARTAVLVANLTAASGDAPRAIAMFEQVIRVYEKFGNELDPLFVSAARAMLAQCLVEFGQFSDAQRIGRLGFEPYAGFTNGAPSSVWLSASRYAHVLQMLGDYAKSESVLAGALRAMRAANVARTISDVLAGERLLAISKAHRGQHAEAQAMLKEIIEIDRAPAGRFVNQRNFSRLSLAQSYLLEGRLDDAQTEITTMDRIIKGVAEDEIAFSRPAAAQLESLKGALSLKRGDANAAAEHYQRAIDIQTPRQHPQSPHLASARADLALALATKGDHAGAKSLAAQARAAFARHPAVAPHLRQSLAAVEKSLARR, encoded by the coding sequence ATGCCGCTGACGATCGCTGAACTCCAGATCCTGGATCGTTTGCTGCAAGAGGCGCTCGATCTCAAACTGGATGACCGGGCCGCATGGATCGATGCCTTGCCGCCGCCGCACGACCGCCTCGCCCCATTGCTTCGCGCCAATCTGCTGGCTGGCACCGCACCGGATGGCGTGGAGACCGCCGACTTTCTCGATGCGCTTCCAACGTTTCCGCCGCTTGCGCGGCAGGATGGCGATCCGGCGATCGGGGAGCGCGTGGGACCGTATCGACTGCTCCGCCCCTTGGGCGAAGGCGGCATGAGCAGCGTCTGGCTGGCCGAACGAGCTGATGGCACTATCCGTCGCGAGGTGGCGCTGAAACTGCCGCACCGTCATTTGCTTGACCGTGGTCTTGCCGCGCGTATGCAGCGTGAACGCGACATCCTGGCGAGCCTCAATCACGACAACATCGCGCGCCTTTACGATGCCGGTGTCGATGACGCGGGACGGCCGTACCTTGCGCTTGAATTTGTGATGGGCGAGCCCATCAACACCTATTGCGAGACCGCGCAGGTCGATCTACCTGGGCGCATTCGCCTGATGATCCAGGTGGCGCGCGCGGTCGCACACGCGCATGCCAATCTTGTCGTGCATCGCGACCTGAAACCCAACAACATACTGGTGACGCCGGGAGACACCGCGCCCGGCGTGAAGCTGCTCGATTTCGGCATTGCCAAACTGCTTACGCGCGATGAGGATGCCACGCAGGCTCCCGATCTTACGCAGACGCTTGGCAGCGCCCTGACGCCGGACTACGCCAGTCCCGAGCAATTGCTGGAGCAACCCGTCACGACCGCCAGCGACATCTATTCGCTCGGCGTGGTGCTGTATGAAGTACTGACCGGCGAAAAACCGTACAAGTTGAAGCGCCAGTCGGCATCTGCCCTTGCGGAAGCCGTGATCCACGCCGATGTGTTGCGGCCCAGCAGACGGGCAGCCCAGAGCAGGCATCGCCATGAGGCCAGGCGACTTGCCGGGGATCTTGACGCCATTGTCATGAAAACGTTGAAACCGGCGCCGGCCGAGCGATATGCCACCGCCAGCGCGCTGGCCGATGACCTCGAGCGTCACCTCGCCCACCAGCCGGTGATCGCGCAGCCGGACAGCGTGGCCTATCGCACCCGGCGTTTTGTGCGGCGTCATGCGCTGATGGTTGGGGCCGGATCATTGGTATGCGTTGCGCTGGTCAGCGGTACAACCCTGGCACTATGGCAAGCGCAACAAGCGCGACTGGAAACCGCAAAAACCCGCGCGGTGAAGGAATTTCTTCAAAGCATTATCAGCGTCGGCAACGTCGACCAGCAGGACGCCCTGATACGGCGCAGGCAGCCGATCGGCGATGTATTGCTTGATGCGGCCAAATCGTTGCCGGGCCGATTTGCTGATCAGCCTGAAGTTCGCTCGGAAGTACAGGCTGCGCTGGGTGAAGCATTGAACAATCTGTCGTTGGACGAGTCGGCGAGGTCGATTCAGGAAACGCGACTGGCCGAGTTGAATACCCGGGGCGCACCGCTCATCGAGCGCATGCAGGCGCAAGTGGCGCTCGCTTCCACACTGGCCGATACGGGCGAGTTCAAGCGCACCCTGCCGATGCTGCAGGAGGCAATTGCTGCCCTGGATGGCAACACCGATCCCCTCGCGCGACGCACGCTTGTCACGGCGCTACGTGATTCGGCGATGAGCAAGACGCAGCGCTACGACGGAACCAGCGGTGTGGCCGATGCCGCGCGCGCAGTCCGAATCGCCGGGCAGGATGACCCCGGCAGCCGGACGCATGCGGCCGCGCTGTCCGTGCTGGGTTTTGCGCAATCGCACCAGCAGGACATGCCCGGCGCGGAAGTCTCCTTTAACCATGCGATTGCGCTGGCGGAAGCACTGCCGCAGTCGGAGCGGGCATTCGAGGCAACGGTTCGCCGGAATTACGGCGAGGCGCTGATGCTGGGGCGAATGCATATGCGCGCGCTGGGCGAGATGGCCAAAGCCTTGAAGGTGATCGAACGCAGTTCCGGCAATGAGACGTTTCGCTGGGCGCGCACGGCTGTCCTGGTCGCGAATCTGACGGCGGCCAGCGGCGATGCGCCGCGGGCAATCGCCATGTTCGAGCAAGTCATTCGGGTCTACGAAAAGTTCGGCAATGAACTGGATCCTCTTTTTGTGAGCGCGGCGCGCGCGATGCTCGCGCAGTGCCTGGTTGAATTTGGTCAATTCTCCGACGCACAACGTATCGGGCGCTTGGGGTTCGAGCCGTATGCAGGCTTCACGAACGGGGCGCCATCGAGCGTGTGGCTTTCCGCATCGCGCTATGCACATGTTCTGCAGATGCTGGGGGATTATGCAAAGTCGGAAAGCGTTCTAGCCGGCGCGCTCCGCGCCATGCGCGCCGCGAATGTCGCGCGAACGATTTCCGATGTGTTGGCCGGAGAGCGACTGCTGGCGATCAGCAAAGCACATCGCGGCCAACATGCCGAAGCCCAGGCGATGCTGAAGGAAATCATCGAAATCGACCGTGCGCCCGCTGGACGCTTCGTCAATCAACGCAATTTCTCCCGCCTGTCGCTAGCGCAGTCTTACCTGCTCGAGGGCAGACTCGACGACGCGCAAACTGAAATCACCACCATGGACCGCATAATCAAGGGTGTGGCCGAGGATGAAATCGCCTTCAGTCGGCCCGCCGCCGCGCAACTTGAAAGCCTGAAGGGTGCGCTAAGCCTCAAGCGCGGCGATGCGAACGCTGCCGCCGAACATTACCAGCGCGCCATCGATATCCAGACCCCGCGACAGCACCCGCAATCGCCGCATCTGGCCAGCGCACGCGCTGACCTCGCGCTGGCACTGGCAACCAAGGGCGATCATGCCGGCGCCAAATCACTTGCCGCGCAGGCGCGCGCTGCGTTTGCGCGGCATCCGGCGGTGGCGCCGCATCTGCGGCAAAGTCTGGCGGCAGTGGAGAAATCGCTGGCTCGACGATAG
- a CDS encoding aminotransferase class V-fold PLP-dependent enzyme yields MTHANSAAVSTTTYRAGRHFLQIPGPTPVPERILRAIDRQVIDHRGPEFQALGKEVLAGMKEIFQTQHPVIIYPASGTGAWEAALVNALSAGDRVLMVETGHFAFLWQRLATRMGLKPELIQTDWRHGVDAAAIGSALADDKSHSIKAVCVVHNETSTGVTSNIPAVRKAIDKAGHPALLMVDTISSIGSVEYRHDDWGVDVTVGGSQKGLMLPPGLSFNALSPKVLAASKSSTLPKSFWSWDEMLEANKTGFFPYTPATTMLYGLREALAMLREEGYANVFARHQRHAEATRRAVRAWGLDILCANPAEYSPVLTAVMMPAGHDADRLRDFILKHFDMSLGMGLNKLKGKIFRIGHLGDFNDLTLMGTLAGVEMGLEVAGVPHQKGGVDAAMQYLAQCAARNTPDRMAA; encoded by the coding sequence ATGACCCACGCAAATTCTGCCGCCGTTTCCACCACCACTTACCGCGCCGGACGCCATTTCCTGCAGATTCCCGGCCCGACGCCGGTGCCCGAACGCATTCTGCGGGCAATCGATCGCCAGGTCATTGATCATCGCGGACCGGAATTTCAGGCGCTGGGAAAGGAAGTCCTCGCCGGCATGAAGGAGATTTTCCAGACACAGCATCCAGTGATCATCTATCCCGCCTCCGGCACCGGCGCGTGGGAGGCTGCGCTGGTAAATGCCCTTTCAGCGGGCGATCGCGTGCTGATGGTCGAAACCGGGCACTTCGCATTCCTGTGGCAGCGACTGGCGACGCGCATGGGCTTGAAGCCTGAGCTGATTCAAACCGATTGGCGGCACGGGGTTGATGCGGCAGCGATTGGATCCGCGCTGGCGGATGACAAGTCGCACTCGATCAAAGCCGTTTGCGTGGTGCATAACGAAACCTCGACCGGCGTCACGTCCAATATTCCCGCCGTGCGAAAGGCCATCGACAAGGCGGGACACCCCGCACTGCTGATGGTTGACACGATTTCATCGATCGGTTCCGTTGAATACCGCCACGATGACTGGGGCGTGGATGTCACGGTGGGCGGGTCGCAGAAAGGCCTGATGCTGCCACCGGGCCTGAGCTTCAACGCGCTTTCTCCCAAGGTGCTGGCCGCGTCGAAATCCTCCACACTGCCAAAGTCATTCTGGTCGTGGGACGAGATGCTGGAAGCCAACAAGACGGGTTTCTTTCCCTATACGCCCGCCACCACCATGCTCTACGGCCTGCGCGAGGCGCTGGCCATGCTGCGCGAGGAAGGCTACGCGAACGTATTCGCGCGCCACCAGCGGCATGCGGAAGCCACGCGCCGCGCGGTGCGCGCGTGGGGACTGGACATTCTCTGCGCAAACCCGGCCGAGTATTCACCGGTGCTCACCGCCGTGATGATGCCGGCTGGTCACGACGCCGACCGTTTGCGGGATTTCATTCTCAAGCACTTCGACATGTCGCTCGGCATGGGACTCAACAAACTCAAAGGCAAGATTTTCCGCATCGGCCACCTGGGCGATTTCAACGATCTCACCTTGATGGGAACCCTGGCGGGCGTGGAGATGGGGCTGGAGGTGGCCGGTGTGCCGCATCAGAAAGGCGGCGTCGATGCGGCGATGCAATATCTGGCGCAATGCGCGGCACGCAATACTCCCGATAGAATGGCAGCTTAG
- a CDS encoding tripartite tricarboxylate transporter substrate binding protein has translation MNRRNLLCTLVAGAFSLSFAFPASAQTPAWPTKAIKWVNPFPAGGGTDVFARPMAAKVGLSLAQSVYIENLGGAAGTVGANVASKAAPDGYTFFVGAIHHTIAESLYMNRGYKLEENFVPITVFAFVPNVLVVHPKLGIKTVEDFVKYAKANPGKLNFGSAGSGASHHMAAELFKRLAGIEMVHVPYKGVGPMMQDLLGGQVDLCFDSLSSSSPQIKAGKLIPLAITSATRSPAFPDLPTMAEAGYKGFEVTTWYALWGIKGTPQPILDKMYAENVKALNDPEIKKIWETQGATVGGLPPKEFATFISSEITKWGKVVKDSGIKIDN, from the coding sequence ATGAATCGACGCAATTTGCTTTGCACACTGGTCGCTGGCGCGTTTTCACTGTCGTTCGCATTTCCTGCGTCGGCTCAGACTCCCGCTTGGCCGACCAAAGCCATCAAGTGGGTCAACCCTTTCCCGGCCGGTGGCGGTACGGATGTCTTTGCACGCCCCATGGCCGCCAAGGTGGGTTTATCACTCGCGCAAAGTGTTTACATCGAAAATCTCGGCGGTGCGGCGGGTACCGTCGGCGCGAATGTCGCGTCGAAGGCTGCGCCCGACGGCTACACATTTTTCGTCGGCGCCATCCACCACACCATCGCCGAATCGCTGTACATGAATCGCGGCTACAAGCTGGAGGAAAACTTCGTTCCCATTACTGTTTTTGCCTTTGTACCGAATGTGCTGGTCGTGCATCCGAAACTCGGCATCAAGACCGTCGAGGACTTCGTGAAATACGCCAAAGCCAATCCGGGCAAGCTTAATTTCGGCTCGGCCGGCAGTGGCGCCTCGCATCACATGGCGGCGGAGCTGTTCAAGCGCCTGGCCGGTATCGAAATGGTCCACGTGCCGTACAAAGGTGTCGGGCCGATGATGCAGGATCTGCTCGGTGGCCAGGTTGATCTCTGCTTCGACAGCCTGAGTTCGTCATCGCCGCAGATCAAGGCCGGCAAACTGATTCCGCTCGCCATCACCAGTGCCACGCGCTCGCCGGCCTTCCCTGATCTGCCGACCATGGCGGAAGCCGGTTACAAGGGATTCGAAGTGACCACCTGGTATGCGCTCTGGGGGATCAAGGGCACGCCGCAACCGATACTCGACAAGATGTACGCCGAGAACGTGAAGGCGCTGAACGACCCTGAAATCAAGAAGATCTGGGAAACTCAGGGAGCGACAGTCGGTGGATTGCCGCCGAAGGAATTCGCCACCTTTATTTCTTCCGAAATCACCAAGTGGGGCAAGGTCGTCAAGGACTCCGGAATCAAGATCGATAACTGA